The window TCGATTTTTAAATAACCCCTTAAAGATCTGTGTTTCTTTCAAGAGAACTTCGTCTCACAAAAAGAGAAAATTTTTTGCGTCATCTTTTttgagattattttttttaagaaaaaccagtttttttttaaatcaaatttaagTTTGGCAGACAGCCATTTACATAAATTTTTCAACGGACACAAATATgcataattatttttggagTTCACCTTACTTATAGTGTAAGAAGGTGTAAAAATAGCTACTTTCCATACTTTATAAAatggaattttaattaaaaatatgtacatattttgATCTGCAATGAAGTAGATCTTCTTGGGGAGTTTTCAAATTCCTTAAGACTGAAATATTATTGATTACAGACCACTATTGATAACTCTATATCGTTGGCACCTTAGAATATTACTTAATAGTACTTAAAATAACATAATTTGCCATTTAATTTAATCTCTTAATGAGATTCTTATACAAATATTGTTTTAACTTTGAAGGAACTATGTCAGCTTATCAGTTATCCAATGTTGAAACCAAGAAAAATATGATAAAAGTATTTGCAGAAAATACACTGAGAATTAATagaataattaatttgaaaattactATCTTCTTCAGGCACAATGATACCCAAGTCTGGAGGTGATTACGCTTATATTGGAACAGCATTTGGACCTCTGCCCGCATTCTTGTACCTGTGGGTGGCCCTGCTGATTCTGGTGCCGACGGGAAATGCCATCACGGCCCTGACCTTTGCCCAGTATCTGTTGAAACCGTTCTGGCCCTCCTGCGAGGCTCCTATCGGAGCTGTTCAGCTGCTGGCGGCTGCCATGATATGTAAGATCCGATGATAGGCCGCTGCCTGGCGGGATTAATCAGTCGAGAGTGAGACTAATTGATCGCCTCTTGCCCCCTAGGTGTACTGACGGTTATCAACTGCTACAACGTCAAGTGGGTGACACGTGTGACGGATATTTTCACGGGAACCAAGGTTCTTGCTTTAATGGTGATCGTTGGCGCCGGAGTCTGGTGGCTATTTGCCGGAAAAACTGAACTATGGGAGCAGCCATTTGCCGGTGGACTCTACTCGCCCGGCTACATCTCTCTGGCCTTCTACAGTGGCCTATTTTCGTATTCGGGATGGAATTATCTCAACTTTGTCACCGAGGAGCTCAAGGATCCGTATCGCAATCTTCCAAAAGCCATCTGCATCTCCCTGCCCGTTGTGACAATTATCTATATGATCACAaacatagcatacttttcggTGCTCTCGCCGGATGAGATTCTGTCCTCGGATGCTGTGGCTGTGACTTTTGGGGACAAGATGCTTGGCTACTTCGCCTGGATCATGCCGTTTGCGGTGGCCTGCTCCACCTTTGGATCTCTGAACGGTGCCATATTTGCCTCGTCCAGACTGTTCTTTGTGGGGGCCAGGAATGGTCACTTGCCGGCAGCCATTTCCCTGATCAACGTTAACTGTCTGACGCCAGTACCCTCCCTGATTTTCCTGGTtagtttaatattaaatattatattttatacactcattaaattaaaaattatgtatttttCAGGGTGTGGTTACTGTTCTGCTACTTTTCATTAAGGACATGTATGTGTTGATCAACTACGTGAGCTATGTGGAGGCTCTCTTTACGCTCATCTCGGTCTCCGGACTGCTCTGGCTGCGATACAAACAACCGAAAACGGAGCGACCCATCCGGGTTAGTTTAGCACTCCCCGTCATCTACCTGATCGTCTGCCTCTTCCTGGTGATCTCGTCGTGCTTCCAGTCACCCGGTGCTGTCGGCGTTGGAACGCTTATCATCCTGTCCGGTATTCCAGTCTACTATCTAACCATTCACAATCCGGTGAAATGGCTGGCGGACACCTCGCAGGCGATTAATCTTTGGTGTTCCAAGTTCTTCATCTGTATGCCGAATCAGGAGAAATTTGACTAGAATCGGCTCTGAGGCTCTGGAGGTTTCATGGAGGATCATGGCGAGTGCCTTCTGGGGTGGAGTTATCGAAAGGAATATCTTGTAGTTAGCATAAGGCTCAATTTACTACTAAGATAGGttaaaaaatgcaaagaaaATAATGTGAGACCTACGCACAACATTACAAACGTTTTATTGTAAATAACTCAAATGCATTCTGGCGCAGAGGAGGTCACCTATATTACTATTTATAAACGCTATTGTATATTTGAAACACGTCTATTATGCaaattcaaaacaattttatACATACTATAATGGTTAGCCGCTAATTTagtaattaataataattattgaaGCCAATTTTGCAAAATGTATAAATCGAATTTGTTTTATATAAGAAATTAAAGAATAAATCATTTACAATTAAACTTATTTTTAAtcttatttttcataaatactGATCCTAAGATTTTTGAATTCAAACGGCTCACTAGAAACGACCGTTAAAAGCTTCTAAGCTACTAATGTCATCCGAAAAGCTTTTCTGAAAAGCTCACCACTCGATGGTAGTTAAGTTTTCAGCGAGTGCGCAGTGACGGCTTCCCGAGAGagtaagagagagagagttgATATAAAAAGCAATGTGTGGGCGAAACTGTCATTTCAATAGACCGTTGAACGGTTCGGTACGGTACGGATAACTGGATAACGGATAATAATACGGGTAttcgttttttaaaaaaaaatcgattttcgGAAAATACCGCGAAAATCACCGGGCTATGACTTCGGCCGAGTAGAGTTCGCGTTCGTTTTCGATTATTATTTAGTTAACTACCTCTTTAGTGTTCAGTTTGACGTTAGGATGGCCGTAAACCAGGTGCTACCACTCATCACCCTCCTATACCTCCTTGGCACGTTTTTGGGACCTGTGCAGACTTCCACGGAATATAATCGCTACCTGGCACAGATATTCCAAAAATATGGCAACGGCGGTACAATCAACTTTGAGGTAATAACCAATCCATCGAACCACCATCGAATCGAACTAGCCTTGTAAACACACACAGTAGAGTAATTTGAGGCGCAGGTAAATACAGGTAAACAATGTGCCAGCCGGACAAAGCTCTTGCGGTTAAATGTTATGGCAAAAAATTAGTgagtttttggcatttttttcattttttcgggtcgccaacaaaaacaatgatggtatGAGCCATGGAGATATAtagatacatacatatgtacatcaATTAGAGTTAATCAAATATTTAAGTATTGTGAAAgtggtatatatattttagtggGTTCTGTTCTAGCCATGTTGggaaacaacaaacaaacaaaacacttTTAATCGCATCACTCTTTAAGTTCTGTAATCTTTATAAGCGGAGAATAAGTTTATGGCGTTGGGGGGTCGGCGAGACTCGCGTCTCGTTTAAAACTCATGTTATGTAGAAGCGTTGACTTTATTACGGGCATTATCataaatttaatcaaaatcCAGACACACACAAGTCACACATTGTGATATAAAGTACGAGACTTGAGCATCCACACGGATCCGGCACGGGATTATGATACTACGCCTTTCTCCATATCGGAGATTAGGAGATTAGCCCGATAAGATCTTTCCCCCAAATGAGGAAGATGCTCAAAACAGATGATGACGGATGAGAATACCCCCATATATCCAACTACCCGTCGTCTATAACTTTCGCAACGCGATCGTTATGCTTATGGACTCCAAAGTTATGGTCAGACGACGGGCAGTAGCAGTTCCATACAATCCCCATACAATCCGAGACCCAATTGACATTACTCATGCGTATAGACTACGCAATACGCTGTGTCCATTTAAATGCCAGGTTACTAAAATGTTTCCACTTTTCACGCACTCGGCATACTAACATGGGGCGCACTCTACCACCCGCAACCACCTCATATCTTCTATTATCATTCTAATAATCCCATTCCCATTACATAGTATACTTGGCACACAAACAATTCTTCTCTGAATGAAAGTAAAATTGGCGATTCGGGGAGCTACCTCCGATCCATATTAAATAGTTTCTTGAGGTTTTGAGGCGcgtgtttgtttttatgtttgttgATATGCAAATATACATATCTGTCCTGATCTTGGCCAAGGAATTCCTTCGAACCACTCATCATTCAACTGACACACGTTCCGATGTCTCGATTCCCGGCGACAGGTAGCTGTCAGGGGCAATTAGATGTTCCAGAAATAAGTCCCTACCCCATcaacttttgaaaaaatgcGGTAGCCGGACCAATCAAGATCTCAACAATAACAATGAACAACAGATGAATTCAGATGTAAATATAATTGGCTGGCACGTTGACAAGTAAATCAAGTAATTATCTTTGATAGATCCAAGCCACAACAGCCGAAAAACTGACAAATTAGCACAATATCTATCCCCAAAGTGGGCGGGAATCGTAGTAGGGTAGGTTGTTGATAGTCTGATTTCTGGGGTACCCTTAATCGAAACAGCTGACAGTTGGTTTCAAGTCTATATTAAGCAAGGTTCTTAGGATTatcgtttttaaaatattactaaaaattatataaaatgaGTTTTTCAAGTGAGTTCAAggttaaaaatatgaaaataaaaacaatcagtagtagtagtagttttCATTTGTCTGTTACTAACTATAGTAATCACGCAATGTTTTAAGTAAActatatttttgtaaatatttaatcctttaattgtttaaataaTTGATTGTCTCGCCAAGTAATTATCtgcaaaataattatttaatttgaatGATAAGAAGTATTTGCTGCTGATACTTTGGTTTCGGAAATTAAAAGGAAGTCTTTACTTAGAAATAGATTAGTTAAGAATAGTTATTAGGAAAGAATATTTAAAgaattatttttactttcagggTCTGGAGCATTTAATGTATAGCCTGAACCTAGGACAGATCCAATTCGATCCCTCGCACACGATAGACGAACATCGACCCCAAGGATACACCCAGGAGATCGCCGCAAACAGCATCAATGCCACCAGGTATTTTGAGGAATCTGGTCGTTTGAATGCCACTGAGGACGATGCTTTAGAGGTGCAGATATCCACACCTGACAGCAATCTCTCAAAGTCAGATTCGGGGCCAGAGATCCCGGAATTCCTGGAAATTCACGATCCCAAACACAGACATCCAAGGGAGAGCCATGGTGAGTGATCCAGTAGTTTCTCCATCGTTCAGATTTATCTTTATTTTGCACTCCACTCGACTGGAAGTGTTACCCGTTTTATTTACGACCCATCATCCAAGTCGTATATGGCTCCAGATAAGAGTTGGTCAAGACAATAAAGCCATAAACGGTAGACTAGATTTTCCATCCACCTAGCTAGGGTAACAGGAATACAGGCTACAGCCTACAGCCTACTTGCTTAGCACTTACAAGATCCGTGGGTAAATACATCAATTATGATCGCGGAGAAGTACGCATCAGAATGAAGGTATAAATAGATAAAGCCGAGACGAGACTCGATTCTGTACAACAATTGGCCGATTTCCAAGTGCAAGGCAACTGTCCGGCGACGGCGGTCTATCATCAATTCAATTATGCCATCCCATCCTCCCGTCCGTCTCATTTGGTTGATAGGAAGTTCCGTCTGTGGTCGCGGCCTTGTCGCATAAATTATCAGATATGTACTCTATATGCATTATCCGATTTACATAtatttctttctctccatttGGGACGTAAATTCAGCCGTAAATCAGCAGCAAGTTGGCAAGATCATTGCCAGTATGGTGACGAAAACAGGGCGATAGCACGATAAAGATACACATTCTGGGGGGATACGGAAATccaaaacaaaacgaaaacaattcgaaaagattcagattcagaacGGGAACGAGAAGCAAATAGCCCTCAATTGTTTCTTTTGTTGGGGATTACAGTTAATTGAAGTGCAAACACAATCATTACACCTTATCCCATATAAAGTTATCACCGTACAGCAGTCGTCGAAGTATATGACAGGTTCGCAGATGCGATGCGATTGGATAACAATGGGGAAACATCGCCGAGACCTAGAAGATCATATATAGGGTATACATTACTTCTATGGAGGAATAAAGAGAGCTTTAGAAATAAACAAGGTTCCGGGGAAAATGCCATATCTTTCCAAACAAAGTATTGGGGGGACACTGGGTATTCAAATTATATAAACTTTCTAGATAAAAAAGGAGAAAGATACAAGCTGAAATAGGAACTACATATTTCTATATTATTTCCAGATCCTGTTGCCGCCTGTTTGTCGCCGAAATCTATATTGTCCTTGCTGGTGGACCACAACGACTTGCACCGAAACACCGCTTTCCGGAAGCTACTCACCAAAGATGGCATCGTCTCAGTGGACAACCTCCACAACTCCGAGGAGGAGTACAACCAGTTCATCAACTCCGTCCGGATCACGCCCCGGGCTTTCATGAAACTATGTCCAGCGCTTCTAGCCCAAATCGATAATGGTGTCTGCAAGCAGCCAGCTCCGCGATCAGAACATCTTCTGGACAAAAATCAGAAGATTTGGAATGGTAGGTGGCTTAATGGAGACTTCAAATTCAAAGATAAACTATTCTTTCATTTCAGCTTGGATCTATGCTAGTGTTTCTATGCTGATACTCTCGGCCTGCGGTCTGTTGGGGATTCTTCTGGTTCCACTGATGAAGACCAAGGCCTACCAAGAGGTGCTCAAGTTCCTGGTGTCCATAGCAGTGGGCACTTTGGCCGGCGATGCCTTGATGCACTTGCTCCCACATGCGCTTTTCAAAGAGGAAAAACATGAAGAGGAGGTGACTGGGGTTAGTCCCCTGGACTCGGACCACAAGCACAGCAACGAGGCAGCCCTCTTGTGTGGTTGTGCCTTTTTGGCCGCCCTTTTTATGTACATGCTGGAGAACCTGATCCCGTTGCTGAAAGGGAACAAGCAGGGTCACGGACATGGACACAGTCATGGTCATGGACATAGCCATGGTCACGGGCACAGCCATGGCAACAACATGGAAAAGCCAGCGGTTGCACAAGAACTGCCAGATCTATCGGCTCCCCGGGAGCTAAATGTGATGCTGCAGGAGGCGAAGCTGGATGAAAAAACCCCAGACCGGCCGCTTACGCCGGTGGCTTTCATGGTGATCATCGGTGATGGGCTGCACAATCTCACCGATGGCCTGGCCATAGGAGCAGCTTTTGCCAGTGACCCGGTCACTGGATTCGCCACCGCCTTTGCCGTCCTCTGCCATGAGCTGCCTCACGAGCTCGGAGACTTCGCGCTGCTCCTTCAAACCGGGGTGTCCATGCGAAGAGCTATCTATATGAATATTGTCAGCTCAGTTCTGAGTTTTGTGGGCATGTCTGTGGGCCTGTTCATAGCTGGGATAGGGGATGGCATGACCCAATGGATTTATGCGGCCACTGCCGGCTCCTTCTTATACATTGCCTTTGCCGACTTGGTGCCAACGATGAGCGTGGCTCACAATCCGGAAATAGCCAAAGATCCAAAGggtatttttatacaaatacTTGGCATTCTCCTGGGCGGACTAATAATGTTAGCTATAGCCTTAAACGAGCACGATTTAGAAGGTCTATTCAAGAGCTTCTAGAGAGTATTTAAGAATCTCGAGTAGATGTGTCGACTTCCCTTCCTGTTGTAGATAGTAGTCTAAGTCTAAGTTTCTTCGGAATCTCCAAATATCTGCCCTCATCATTAAATGTACATAAGTGTTTAAAGTTCAATAAcgaattaattttaaaaccaGTTCTTAGCAGATTTGTAGACTTGAGGGAGTTTCATTCCATAAGatattttaagcaatattttaataatccAAGAAATTGTTTCAATTTTGTAACAAATAAGAACGCTCTTTAATGATTTAATTGTTAACATctattgtttagtttttaactATTAAAGAACGAATTACGATAATTGCAGTTGTTGGTGTTCCTCAAAGGGTTCATTGGGCAGGCGAGCGGGGTTCTAAAAAGGGATATTACATATTTTCGTTCGcttaattaaatgaaatcgTAAGTCTACTACTCACCAATTTCTTAGATCGCTCCTCCAGTACGCCAAACGCCACATGGTTCAGCTGAATGCCACTGGGCAGTGCTACTCCCTGAATGCGATAGAAGCCATCGGTTTCTCCCTCATCAGCTACCTTGTGAGCAGCGGAGATGGTGCATTTGCCCAGGAAGCGTGTTGCTCCTACCATTGGACCACGGGAAATGTCGATGTGATCACCGAGTCGATACAACGTAACTCTTCCGTGGGTCTGCTGAGCAATGCTGGGCAGCTGTTCGCTCTTGTATTTGgaatccttaaaaatctcctGAGCTATGTCCTGAGTGACGTCGAGACGTTCTATTTCGTGATCCTCAAGCGCCAATTTGACCATCTCGGCAGAAACCGTGCGCATCTCCTCCTTAGTAGGCTGCCAGTTTCGCGTTTGGAGCACAATATCGTGAACAAagcttccggattttactgaAAAATATGCCATTTTTATTGTTGGGCAGTTTAGGTGGAAAATTGAACTCACTGTTAGGCCCTGGAAAACTGTGCAACTGAAGATTAGCCTCCGGTTTGAAGGCCCTATTTAGGGCAGCTCCCAGCATAAAGCTGCAGGTGCGCCAGAAGGCTCTAagcaaaaggaaaataaagtttagagaataaaataaaaaatatcagTATCTATAGTTACTTGTTGACCACGTGCGGTTCAGACACTTGGAAGTGGAGCAGCTGCAAGGTACAGGACTCCTGCAGGGGTCGGTGCATGTCCCAGGGCACACTACCATCGATCAGAGCCAGAGCCGACCTCCGCTTGTGACCCTCTGACAGGTGCTGGGCACAATTGTACGGCGTGGAGATGTTGGCGTTCATCACCAGAGTCACATCCTCCGGCAAGCCCAGATAGCGTACTTCGATCTTGTCGATGCGACCCACAGCATCTCGTTGCCGCTTCTGCTCCTGATTAAAGAGTTCATTTCTTTTGGCGATGGAGCTCGAACTAGCGCTGAAGTTGGCtgtaattaaatatatatattttaacgATCCATTATAGCTAGCTTTCGCTACCGCCTAACGTGCCATCACTGGTTCTGAGACGTGAGATATGCCGGCGTTATGTAAACTATATTCCCGGAGTTTTGTCAATGAAAAGCTTATCCTTTTGGCTAAACCTACCCTTAGTCCTGTACTGCTGgagttgtcgcagtgcacacCAGCTGGTTTTATGTAATTTTGTAGCAGCCGACATGGTAAATGAACAAAATACTTCGCAGGGATGCGTAATTGTGATGACACTTTTCATTAGTGGTGGACCGTTTGCTAGTGACGGAGTTGCAGCCGATATTCATCCCGATATATCGATATACCACCCGCTACCGACAATTGCTGGGATTGCGATTTTTGTTTGTCATTCCGCTCAGCAAAAAGTAAGAAACTGTGTTCATTCAGTAAAAacagttgaaaaaaaataaaaaatcatggATTTGGATATTGCCCGTGATCTTCCACGCCCAGGCTTCAACTTCGACAACTGCAAACGGTGAGAAAAGTTCTAGGGACCCGGAAACCTGCAAGCGGCACTTTCTGACTCAAGTTTTTCTGTGCTTTCAGAAATGCGACTCTTTTGAAGGGGGGCTTCAAGCCGCCAACCACAACCAAGACCGGTACCACAATTGTGGGCATCATCTTCAAGGATGGTGTAATTCTGGGTGCCGATACAAGGGCCACCGAGGGCCCCATCGTCTCAGACAAGAACTGCGCCAAGATCCACTACCTGGCCAAGAACATATAGTAAGAAAACATCGTATATTCGGGAATTTCAAATCTAAtcgtttttgttttagttgctGTGGAGCTGGAACCGCTGCCGACACTGAGATGACCACGGATCTGATCTCGTCACAGCTGGAGCTGCATCGCCTGGGAACTGAGCGCGAGGTGCGCGTGGTGGCTGCCAATGTGATGCTGAAGCAGATGCTCTTCCGCTACCAGGGCCACATTAGCGCCGCCCTGGTGCTGGGAGGCGTGGACAAGACCGGTCCGCACATCTACAGTATCCATCCGCACGGCAGCGCGGACAAGCTACCCTATGCCACCATGGGTTCTGGTTCCCTGGCCGCCATGTCTGTTTTTGAGAGCCGCTGGCGTCCCGACATGTCTGAGGAGGAGGGCAAGAAGCTGGTGCGCGATGCCATTGCCTCTGGTGTGTTCAACGATTTGGGCTCTGGCTCCAACATCGATCTGTGCGTGATTCGCAAGGGCAGCGTGGAATATCTGCGCAACTACGAGCTGGCCAACAAGAAAGGCGAGCGCAAGTTGGACTACCGCTTCAAGAAGGGCGCCACACCCGTTCTCCACACATCTGTCAGGGATTTGATCGTCAACGAGAGCGTCACAGTCGTTCCAATGGAGACATCTTAGGGGAATCATTTTCTACTTTTCGTACATTTATAATAAAAGAGTTGTGCTCTAAGGACCTGTGTGGAGTGGTATAATAAACGAAGCCTTGCTTCAAGATGCGCGAGTGTTTTTATTTACGTTGGATATATTTATTAGACTAGCGTTAATCCTAGATGGACGCTGCTTTGGTTTTCAACGAGCATAAGCCGGGGACTCTATACTTTACAACAAATAATATCTAAAATGAACTTCTTCGACAAAGTGTGAAGGGGGAAACTTGACTTAAGTGTTATATTCCAAGTGACTATACGAATAAACTTAACTGTCCCCGGCGAGAGTAAactaaaaagtaaaagtaGGACACTTAAAgctaaataattaatttagcTAATATCACATGGTATAGAGGGGTCAATTCCTAACAGCTAAAGGCACTTTCCATCTCCTTAGACTACAGATTAATTGGCACCAAGAATTCACTTGATCGAGTCAGATTATACACGCTCCTCCTTAAACTAGTCTACGGGTCTACGATTAATCTAATAGCAGTAGGGGATTAGTAACAAAAGTAAAGGGAGCACCCACATGGCGAGGGCACCATGATAAGCCGCTCCATTTGGTGTTGGTTCTAGCAGATGGGACACAGTCAGGCAGGACAGGGCCAGATTAGTGGTAATCCTGGGTGATTGGGCGTTTATCAGGGCCGATATCTTCTCGGCTTCACGGGCGCAGGCGTCCAGTTGGATGCGCGTTGGTCTCCTGATGCTGCTGGATGGCACAAGCGCCGCAAAGATGCCCACTTCCATGGTAAGGAATCCGGTCAGCTGGCATTCGCTCACTTGAACCAGTCCGTCCAGCTGCTGGAGCACGCCATGGAGGGTCAGAAGGTTGCTGCTCTGGGTCCGCAATGCGTACATGGCCCGATCGAACTGCTTCCTGGAGTACATTATTCTAAACGCTCCACCAGCGCACAGCGGGCAACAGGCACCGGGTGGAACGATTAAGCGACAGTGCTTGGACACCGGATCGGGACATTGAACAGTGCGACACCGCCTCCCCATATCGCTGGCCAGCAATCCCACCTCCCGGCACCGGCCCACATAGTCCACCAGCACGTATTCGGCCCTGGCAGCATAGCTGCTCTTGTAGGTGACTCCGTTGATGCCACAGACGGGCGAGGGCGATCCAGGAGCGTGACTCGACTGGCAGGCTGACCAGTAGGCCACCTGACCTTCGGGATTGGCTCGCAGCAGGGCACAGGCATCCGGATAGGTACGTCCTTGCGTGTCACACACCGCTCCCTGGTGGAAAGATGAGCAATTCGCTGCAGTGCCGTTGACtgtggaaaaaaataaataaatatgtaagATGTTTTGTGTCTCCTAATCTCCTCAAGCTTACCGCATTCATACTGCCGGCATGGTCGCTGCATGCTGGCCAGGCACACCTTCCTCCTATCCAGGCAATGGGTTCCCTGAGGACAGCTATGCAAAGTCGCCGCCGAGCAGGCATTTCGGGCATTGCAGGCGCCATAAATAAAGTCTCCCTCCGGCAGGTGGCACTTGGCTACGCAGGCCGAGGGATAGGTGTTTCCATTGGAGCCGCATACCGGCACATAGTGAGCCGGGCAGTTGCAGGGCAGGCTTGTATATCCAGAGTCCGTGAATCCAGGAAGTCGGCACTGCTTTTTGGTGCATGTAATCTCGCCGGCAAAGCAGCTACACAGATTGCACTCCAAGTGGAAAGAGGAGCCGTGCCGGAAGCTCCTTCCGCCAGGAAGCGTACAGTGGGCGTGGCTATAGAGCGGCAACGGTTGGCACTGCTCCAGCCGATTTTGAAGTCCACAGGAGCAGACCGTGTGCTCCACCATCGGTAGCTGTCCAATTTCCGTTTTCTTGTGCAGATTACTCTTTCCCAGGCGCACATACGAACCAAATGGGACGTAGAGCTTGGAGTCCTGCCCCAGATTGCAACCGGGAATGCAGGAGTAGCCCTTTGCTCCGCCACGCTGAAGGATGCAGACCTCACTGCCGTTGCAGGGCTTCTTAGAGCAGGGTGCAGTGATGTCCCTTGACTCCTCGAGCTGGACATTACCAGGCTTCAGGTAGGTCTCTAGGGAAATGCATGGCAGCGGAGCATCCTCGTCCTTTTCCTTCAACCGAGAGCATATGTCCTTGGGGCGCTGAAATTGGCGGGTCCAATCCAAGCACTCCTCCAACAACTCATGGCAGTCCTCGCTACATATCCCATTGAAGAGTCCCTCCCGCGTGCAGGGCTTCAGTTGGAGGGCACAGACCAGAGCCTGCCACTTTTCCGGAGCACACCGGCTGGTGTTCTTGATAAAGAGCTCCTGCCCCAAGACCCTGACGGTTCCCCGCTGCTGCAACAGTCGCAGATCCTCCCGAGCAGCGGCATCGTGTTCCGGGGTGCAGCTCCGGAAGAGCTCCGTGGCCCGGTTGTTGAAACTGGTGCAGAAACTGAGACCCTGGCAGCCTAGTTCACAGGGTGAGTCCACGCTTTCGATGCACCGACGCAGCTCCCTTTCGCCCGGCTGTTCCAGGCAGTCGTTTTCGAAGTTCGTCTGGGCCTCCCACCAGCCGTTGGTGTAGAACTGATTGCACAGCCGGCGGCACTTGTGGCTGCCGGCCTGGTCGCAGCACTGCCGCTTGGCAGCATCCATACCCAGGTGGGCAGAGTCCCCCAGGGATCCCCCTCGTCCAATTAAACGTCGCTGGGATGGGGATTCTACGGATGACATTCCTCCCGGCACATACAGTTTACCTGTTACGGTCAGGAAGCACTGCCAGAAACGGAAATGCGGCAGAGGTTTCCCACATCCCGCGGCCTCTAGTCTGGAGAAGATGACCTCACTTCGTTCCAGGCGGGTGGAGTCCTGCTGGAGCAACTTTTGGCAGGTATCGCGACAGTGCTCCTTGTTACTATACTGGCAGCAGGGTAGGTCTATGAAAAGAATTGGAATTTAAGGTTTAAATTTTGGATTTATGGCATAATCTTACATTGCTCCGCATTGGCCAGAGGTGTCATGTCGGTGTGGTTGTGTATGCATTGAATGACATCCAAGTTCCGATCTCCACAGGCTCCCCGAATGTCCACATGGTCCTGGTTGTCATGGGAGGGTTCAAATACCGAACGGCAGGCCTGATAAGGAAGTTTGAATTAATCAGATTATAGTATTTGAGGATTAGAATCCTACCTCTAGACATTCGGAAGTGCGGGCTTGTCCGCAGCACTGATCCGCCGCCTCCTGACGCTCCA of the Drosophila ananassae strain 14024-0371.13 chromosome 2R, ASM1763931v2, whole genome shotgun sequence genome contains:
- the LOC6493503 gene encoding reversion-inducing cysteine-rich protein with Kazal motifs, producing the protein MRLSGWQFLLLLLPLGLVRAVRQLEENQSSKNDNLPHVRPRSNKNNASADQHRHIPGVTKKNGRRPTKTTSADQDSDDYVWLDGDTSEAIDSSETTAVESVRSSGDPQDIFTCCNQVFGSCRTACENLSLVEFATGGGGDGREELRKYCQLHQVEFWTCVNHTFDAVARGADWSGRRCCQFGVLAHCRNACASSNRPPMHTCRRSDEQMLYDCLERQEAADQCCGQARTSECLEACRSVFEPSHDNQDHVDIRGACGDRNLDVIQCIHNHTDMTPLANAEQYLPCCQYSNKEHCRDTCQKLLQQDSTRLERSEVIFSRLEAAGCGKPLPHFRFWQCFLTVTGKLYVPGGMSSVESPSQRRLIGRGGSLGDSAHLGMDAAKRQCCDQAGSHKCRRLCNQFYTNGWWEAQTNFENDCLEQPGERELRRCIESVDSPCELGCQGLSFCTSFNNRATELFRSCTPEHDAAAREDLRLLQQRGTVRVLGQELFIKNTSRCAPEKWQALVCALQLKPCTREGLFNGICSEDCHELLEECLDWTRQFQRPKDICSRLKEKDEDAPLPCISLETYLKPGNVQLEESRDITAPCSKKPCNGSEVCILQRGGAKGYSCIPGCNLGQDSKLYVPFGSYVRLGKSNLHKKTEIGQLPMVEHTVCSCGLQNRLEQCQPLPLYSHAHCTLPGGRSFRHGSSFHLECNLCSCFAGEITCTKKQCRLPGFTDSGYTSLPCNCPAHYVPVCGSNGNTYPSACVAKCHLPEGDFIYGACNARNACSAATLHSCPQGTHCLDRRKVCLASMQRPCRQYECVNGTAANCSSFHQGAVCDTQGRTYPDACALLRANPEGQVAYWSACQSSHAPGSPSPVCGINGVTYKSSYAARAEYVLVDYVGRCREVGLLASDMGRRCRTVQCPDPVSKHCRLIVPPGACCPLCAGGAFRIMYSRKQFDRAMYALRTQSSNLLTLHGVLQQLDGLVQVSECQLTGFLTMEVGIFAALVPSSSIRRPTRIQLDACAREAEKISALINAQSPRITTNLALSCLTVSHLLEPTPNGAAYHGALAMWVLPLLLLLIPYCY